The genomic stretch AACTAATCTTTTTTGAACATAAGCCATGTCCCATCCAGCTTGTATTAATTCTGTGGCATGCGTATGTCTAAATAAATGTGGTGTGATTTTTTCTATTTCTGTTCTTGATTCTAAACTACGGAATAAACTATTCACCCCGTTGTAAGTCATTGGTGTTCCTATTTCCACATTGGACGAATATAAATTTATAAATACATAGTCACAATCGACATCCTCGGGATAATCATATATAAAATAATCGTAGTAAAGCTTAGTAACGCTAACTGGTATATCTACAATTCTCTCGGATTCATTCTTGATATTAGCATCTTCATGATTATCAGCACGAGCTATAATTTTAATTTGATTACGCTGACCATCGCAAATAAAATCCTCATGCCTTAGTCCTAAAGCTTCACCAACTCTTATGCCACTTTCATAAAGTAAACAAACTAATAGCTTATCCCGGCGATTCTTACAAGCACTTATAATTTTTTTTATTTGTTCTTTAGAAAAACAGCCAGGGAAAACTTTCGGTTCTTTTGATCTTAAATATCTTCCTTCAAAAGGTTTGGATTTGTTGATGTGATGAAGTAATCCTTTGTACTTTCTAGCGGCAGAAGGTTTTTCAACAGTAATATTAACATCAACATTTATATTATTCAACCTTTGGTGATAATCAATAAATTGACAGACAGCACTGATTATATTGTTGATGGTTGATTCTCTGCGCTTAGCTACCTTAGTTTCTAGGTAGATAACATTAGGTTTGTATTCAGGACGGCGTAACCAATTAATGAATCCTGATAACTGTTCTAAAGTAATCTCTTTCCAGTCTATCGAGTATTTATCTAAATACTCCCAATAAAGCTTTAAATTGTAAGCATAAGTCCGAAGAGTCTTGGATGAACGCCTCAAGCTGGCAAGATATGAAATATAACTTTGTATGGGTTTTATCGGCTTGTAGTCTCTATCCAATAAAAACCAAACTACCTGACCTGTACTGGGTAGTTTACCTTTTTGTACTTTCATCGTTGTTTGTTGTTGTTGTTAT from Scytonema hofmannii PCC 7110 encodes the following:
- a CDS encoding tyrosine-type recombinase/integrase; translation: MKVQKGKLPSTGQVVWFLLDRDYKPIKPIQSYISYLASLRRSSKTLRTYAYNLKLYWEYLDKYSIDWKEITLEQLSGFINWLRRPEYKPNVIYLETKVAKRRESTINNIISAVCQFIDYHQRLNNINVDVNITVEKPSAARKYKGLLHHINKSKPFEGRYLRSKEPKVFPGCFSKEQIKKIISACKNRRDKLLVCLLYESGIRVGEALGLRHEDFICDGQRNQIKIIARADNHEDANIKNESERIVDIPVSVTKLYYDYFIYDYPEDVDCDYVFINLYSSNVEIGTPMTYNGVNSLFRSLESRTEIEKITPHLFRHTHATELIQAGWDMAYVQKRLV